The following proteins are encoded in a genomic region of Comamonas resistens:
- the gmk gene encoding guanylate kinase, giving the protein MDHPGNLFVVSAPSGAGKSSLVRALREFDARVYPSVSHTTRAPRGQEKHGREYYFVSDAEFDAMVANSGFVEWANVHSRRYGTAKKSLEERIKSGTDVLLEIDYQGALQVKQAFPNAVLIFILPPSWDELRARLENRGEDAPEVIELRLKNAAEEMAQVAKFDFVIINELFESALFDLKAIIHAQRLKYAAQRRLRADTFESLNIPESN; this is encoded by the coding sequence ATGGACCATCCCGGAAATCTATTTGTCGTGTCGGCGCCCAGTGGCGCTGGCAAATCCTCTCTGGTGCGCGCGCTGCGTGAGTTCGACGCACGCGTCTACCCCTCCGTCTCCCACACCACGCGCGCGCCGCGTGGCCAGGAAAAGCATGGCCGCGAGTACTACTTCGTCTCGGACGCCGAATTCGACGCCATGGTCGCCAACAGCGGCTTTGTCGAATGGGCCAATGTGCACAGCCGCCGCTACGGCACGGCCAAGAAATCCCTGGAAGAGCGCATCAAGAGCGGCACCGATGTGCTGCTCGAAATCGACTACCAGGGCGCTCTGCAGGTCAAGCAGGCCTTTCCCAACGCGGTTCTGATCTTCATCCTGCCCCCCAGCTGGGATGAGCTGCGCGCGCGCCTGGAAAACCGCGGCGAAGATGCACCGGAAGTGATCGAACTGCGTCTGAAAAACGCGGCTGAGGAAATGGCGCAAGTCGCGAAATTCGACTTCGTTATAATCAATGAATTGTTTGAGAGTGCGCTTTTCGATCTGAAAGCGATCATTCATGCGCAACGTCTCAAATATGCGGCCCAGCGGCGCCTTCGCGCCGACACCTTCGAGTCGCTCAACATCCCTGAATCCAACTGA
- a CDS encoding RelA/SpoT family protein → MTAAQNSTIASPTPAPAKPQRMSAEQAGSVSAAAFAGLMEHLGYLDADSQERVRQAYIYADHAHSDQWRSSGDPYITHPIAVTGICANWKLDAPALMAALLHDSMEDCGITKADLEERFGQDVAELVDGLTKLDKLQFNTREESQAESFRKMLLAMARDVRVILIKLADRTHNMRTMSDMPRSKWGRISSETLEIYAPIAHRLGLNQTYRELQDLSFKHLHPWRYATLEKAIGRSRTRRRDLVQRVQDEVNAEFTKQGLPARLLGRESTLYSLYLRMQKNQLSFAKVTDIYGFRIMVPKVLDCYTALGVLHQKYKPMPGRFKDYIAIAKSNGYQSLHTTLVGPSSVSIEFQIRTEEMNIVAEAGVAAHWLYKAQQGHDSEHLSTQWLQSLLDIQNETRDAAEFWDHVKVDLFPDAVYVFTPKSEIMAMPRGATVVDFAYAIHSKIGNRTTAAKINDEEVPLRTELKSGDVVQIITSESSTPNPAWLSFVKTGRARSKIRSFLKNAAQSEAGQLGETLLAQALRAEGIDAIPPQDDANKPVWEEILRTTGNRAPADLMVDIGMGRRIASLVAARMTTFMARQGVRPDALLITQERFNTDNRPFQGAVTLNGDESSSVHYSHCCRPVPGDPILGYLGGQGLVVHHAQCHNAIKLREKDADRFITVDWADDITRVFEAGIVVTVQNNKGVLARVAAELANAEADIVRVEMTDEVAVGTTDLRFVISVHNNVQLENALRNLRRLHSVVRAGRVIA, encoded by the coding sequence ATGACAGCGGCCCAGAACTCGACGATTGCTTCCCCAACCCCGGCACCGGCCAAGCCTCAGCGCATGTCTGCTGAGCAGGCAGGCAGCGTGTCTGCGGCTGCATTTGCGGGTTTGATGGAGCATCTCGGCTATCTCGATGCCGACAGCCAGGAACGGGTTCGCCAAGCTTATATCTATGCCGATCATGCCCATTCCGATCAGTGGCGCAGCAGCGGTGACCCTTACATCACCCATCCCATTGCCGTAACCGGCATCTGTGCCAACTGGAAGCTGGATGCGCCAGCCCTGATGGCCGCCCTGCTGCACGACTCCATGGAGGACTGCGGCATCACCAAGGCCGATCTGGAAGAACGCTTTGGTCAGGACGTGGCCGAGCTGGTCGACGGACTGACCAAACTGGACAAGCTGCAGTTCAATACCCGCGAGGAAAGCCAGGCCGAGTCCTTCCGCAAGATGCTGCTGGCCATGGCGCGCGATGTGCGCGTCATTCTCATCAAGCTGGCCGACCGTACCCACAATATGCGCACCATGAGCGACATGCCGCGCAGCAAGTGGGGACGCATCTCGTCCGAGACACTGGAAATCTATGCGCCCATTGCCCACCGCCTGGGTCTGAACCAGACCTATCGCGAGCTGCAGGACCTGTCGTTCAAGCATCTGCACCCCTGGCGCTATGCCACGTTGGAAAAGGCCATCGGCCGCTCGCGCACACGCCGCCGCGATCTGGTGCAGCGCGTGCAGGATGAAGTCAACGCCGAATTCACCAAGCAGGGCCTGCCTGCCCGCCTGCTGGGGCGTGAGAGCACTCTGTATTCGCTGTATCTGCGCATGCAGAAGAACCAGCTGAGCTTTGCCAAGGTCACGGACATTTACGGCTTTCGCATCATGGTTCCCAAGGTGCTGGACTGCTATACGGCCCTGGGTGTGCTGCATCAGAAGTACAAGCCCATGCCGGGCCGCTTCAAGGATTACATCGCCATAGCCAAGAGCAATGGCTACCAGTCGCTGCATACCACGCTGGTCGGTCCGTCCAGCGTCAGCATCGAGTTCCAGATCCGCACGGAAGAGATGAACATCGTGGCCGAGGCAGGCGTGGCAGCCCACTGGCTGTACAAGGCCCAGCAAGGCCATGACTCCGAGCACCTGTCCACCCAGTGGCTGCAATCGCTGCTCGACATCCAGAACGAAACCCGCGATGCCGCCGAGTTCTGGGACCATGTCAAGGTGGATCTCTTCCCCGACGCGGTCTATGTGTTCACACCCAAGAGCGAGATCATGGCCATGCCGCGCGGTGCCACCGTGGTGGACTTTGCCTATGCCATCCACAGCAAGATCGGCAACCGCACCACGGCCGCCAAGATTAACGACGAAGAAGTGCCGCTGCGCACCGAGCTCAAGAGCGGCGATGTGGTGCAGATCATCACCTCCGAGTCTTCCACACCGAACCCCGCCTGGCTGAGCTTTGTCAAGACGGGCCGGGCACGCTCCAAGATTCGCTCCTTCCTCAAGAACGCTGCACAGAGCGAAGCAGGACAGCTGGGCGAAACCCTGCTGGCCCAGGCACTGCGCGCCGAGGGCATCGATGCCATTCCGCCCCAGGACGATGCCAACAAGCCCGTCTGGGAAGAGATTCTGCGCACCACCGGCAACCGTGCGCCGGCCGATCTCATGGTCGATATCGGCATGGGGCGCCGCATTGCATCTCTGGTCGCCGCCCGCATGACCACCTTCATGGCCCGGCAAGGCGTGCGCCCCGATGCACTGCTGATCACGCAGGAGCGCTTCAACACCGACAACCGGCCCTTCCAGGGCGCAGTCACGCTCAATGGCGACGAGAGCAGTTCGGTCCATTACTCGCACTGCTGCCGCCCCGTGCCTGGTGACCCGATTCTGGGCTACCTCGGCGGCCAGGGCCTGGTCGTGCACCATGCCCAATGCCACAACGCCATCAAGCTGCGCGAAAAAGACGCGGACCGCTTCATCACCGTGGACTGGGCCGATGACATTACCCGCGTCTTCGAGGCGGGCATCGTGGTCACCGTGCAGAACAACAAGGGCGTTCTGGCCCGCGTGGCTGCCGAACTGGCCAATGCCGAGGCGGACATCGTGCGCGTCGAGATGACCGACGAGGTTGCCGTGGGAACCACGGACCTGCGCTTTGTGATCTCGGTGCACAACAATGTGCAGCTGGAAAATGCGCTGCGCAATCTGCGACGCCTGCATTCCGTGGTGCGCGCGGGCCGCGTCATCGCCTGA
- a CDS encoding serine/threonine protein kinase, with product MSTKIKPAPLPPGSTIGGYRVVRRISSGGFGIVYLALDSEGKQVAIKEYLPASLATRAPNELQPAVVPEKLSLYRLGLKSFFEEGRSLAQISHASVVSVLNFFRENETVYMVMNYLEGATLQEFIVTARELKADKVFRESTIRSLFDEVLRGLRIVHQHKMLHLDIKPANIFITNDDKAVLIDFGAAREVLSKEGNFIRPMYTPGFAAPEMYRRDSQLGPWTDIYAIGACIYACMQGVPPNEAPQRQEKDRLSVALGKLRGVYSDNLIEVVEWCMAMDPLSRPQSVFALQKELSREGERRYTKLKVQERMRMQFDSMVHDAKKNLQKFGGSERGAVPDSSKRKL from the coding sequence ATGTCTACAAAAATCAAGCCCGCGCCCTTGCCGCCTGGCAGCACGATAGGCGGATACCGGGTGGTTCGCAGGATTTCTTCGGGGGGGTTCGGAATTGTCTACTTGGCCTTGGACTCCGAGGGCAAGCAGGTGGCAATCAAGGAATACCTTCCGGCCTCGCTAGCCACCCGTGCGCCCAACGAGCTGCAGCCCGCGGTTGTGCCGGAAAAACTGTCCCTCTATCGCCTGGGGCTCAAGAGCTTTTTCGAGGAAGGCCGTTCGCTGGCCCAGATTTCGCACGCCTCCGTGGTGAGCGTGCTGAATTTCTTCCGCGAAAACGAGACCGTCTACATGGTCATGAACTATCTGGAGGGGGCGACCCTGCAGGAGTTCATCGTCACGGCGCGCGAGCTCAAGGCCGACAAGGTGTTCCGCGAATCGACCATTCGCTCGCTGTTCGACGAGGTGCTGCGCGGCCTGCGCATCGTGCACCAGCACAAGATGCTGCACCTCGATATCAAGCCCGCCAACATCTTCATCACCAATGACGACAAGGCCGTGCTGATCGATTTCGGTGCGGCCCGCGAAGTGCTGTCCAAGGAAGGCAACTTCATCCGGCCCATGTACACGCCCGGCTTTGCCGCGCCCGAGATGTACAGGCGTGATTCGCAGCTGGGCCCCTGGACCGATATCTACGCCATCGGCGCCTGTATCTATGCCTGCATGCAGGGTGTGCCGCCCAACGAGGCGCCGCAGCGCCAGGAAAAAGACCGCCTGTCGGTGGCGCTGGGCAAATTGCGCGGCGTGTATTCGGACAATCTGATCGAGGTGGTCGAGTGGTGCATGGCCATGGACCCGCTGTCGCGCCCGCAGTCTGTGTTTGCCCTGCAAAAAGAGCTCAGCCGCGAGGGAGAGCGGCGCTACACCAAGCTCAAGGTGCAGGAGCGCATGCGCATGCAGTTTGACTCCATGGTGCATGACGCCAAGAAGAATCTGCAGAAATTCGGTGGTTCGGAAAGAGGCGCAGTGCCTGACAGCAGCAAACGCAAACTATGA
- a CDS encoding I78 family peptidase inhibitor: protein MTRLKTPRFQLCCGAAALVLLAAGCASNDAAVRPGTPATAGGSLITGSPASSVAPATPVPPHQLQVCNAKPVQLYIGHNTMPSTLEMIRKKAGAYSVRVLGENQPTTMEFDQERLNVIANEAGKITALRCG from the coding sequence ATGACAAGACTCAAAACCCCACGTTTTCAGCTCTGCTGCGGTGCAGCAGCCCTGGTTTTGCTGGCCGCTGGTTGCGCCAGCAATGATGCGGCTGTCCGCCCCGGTACGCCCGCCACGGCCGGTGGCAGCCTGATCACAGGCAGTCCGGCAAGCTCAGTTGCGCCTGCCACTCCTGTGCCGCCGCACCAGTTGCAGGTCTGCAATGCCAAGCCAGTGCAGCTCTACATAGGCCACAACACCATGCCTTCCACGCTGGAGATGATCCGCAAAAAGGCCGGCGCCTACAGCGTGCGCGTGCTGGGCGAGAACCAGCCCACCACCATGGAGTTCGACCAGGAGCGCCTGAACGTCATTGCCAACGAGGCGGGCAAGATTACCGCTCTGCGCTGCGGCTGA
- a CDS encoding PP2C family protein-serine/threonine phosphatase yields MKFSVFQLSRRGGRALNEDRMGYCYTRESALFVLADGMGGHPDGEIAAQIALQVVSVHFQKMAKPTLEDPRAFLEEALLQAHRQILRYASIKGMIDTPRTTLVAAVVQDGHAYWAHCGDSRLYWVRDGQMMERTRDHSYSEMRKVSGLVTQSNRNVLFTCLGSPSKPIYDVSEAKRLEQGDQILLCSDGLWSSVPNAELLHIMRGKPVAQLVPQLVDTALRRAGDGSDNVTVLALEWETPNVFEPSSISTQEIADQGFESTIQMGPLEACEDELDDEAIERSIAEINEAIRRSAERQKTRL; encoded by the coding sequence ATGAAATTTTCCGTATTCCAGTTGAGCCGTCGCGGGGGGCGTGCGCTCAATGAAGATCGCATGGGTTACTGCTACACGCGCGAATCCGCGCTGTTTGTGCTGGCTGACGGCATGGGCGGGCATCCCGACGGGGAGATTGCCGCTCAGATCGCGCTGCAGGTGGTGTCCGTGCATTTCCAGAAGATGGCCAAGCCCACGCTGGAGGATCCTCGCGCTTTTCTGGAAGAGGCTTTGCTGCAGGCGCATCGGCAGATCCTGCGCTATGCCAGCATCAAAGGCATGATAGATACACCGCGCACCACACTGGTGGCAGCCGTGGTGCAGGACGGCCATGCCTATTGGGCACATTGCGGGGATTCCCGCCTGTACTGGGTGCGCGACGGCCAGATGATGGAGCGTACGCGCGACCATTCCTACAGCGAAATGCGCAAGGTTTCGGGTCTGGTCACGCAGTCCAATCGCAATGTGCTGTTTACCTGCCTGGGCTCACCCTCCAAGCCCATCTATGACGTGAGCGAAGCCAAGCGTCTGGAGCAGGGCGACCAGATTCTGCTGTGCTCGGATGGCCTGTGGAGCAGTGTGCCCAATGCGGAGCTGCTGCACATCATGCGTGGCAAGCCTGTTGCGCAACTGGTGCCGCAGCTTGTCGATACGGCGCTGCGCCGCGCGGGCGACGGCAGCGACAACGTGACTGTGCTGGCGCTGGAGTGGGAGACGCCCAATGTCTTCGAGCCCTCATCCATCTCCACGCAGGAGATTGCCGACCAGGGTTTTGAATCCACGATACAGATGGGGCCGCTCGAAGCATGCGAGGATGAACTGGATGATGAGGCCATCGAGCGGTCGATTGCCGAGATCAACGAAGCGATACGCCGCTCTGCAGAGCGGCAAAAGACACGCCTCTGA
- the rpoZ gene encoding DNA-directed RNA polymerase subunit omega: MARITVEDCLEQIPNRFQLVLAATYRARMLNQGHTPKIETKNKAGVTALREIADSKVGLEMLKKVPG; encoded by the coding sequence ATGGCACGCATTACCGTTGAAGATTGCCTGGAGCAAATCCCCAATCGCTTCCAGCTCGTTTTGGCCGCTACTTACCGCGCCCGTATGCTCAACCAGGGTCACACACCCAAGATTGAGACCAAGAACAAGGCCGGCGTCACCGCTTTGCGCGAAATCGCAGATTCCAAGGTGGGCCTGGAAATGCTGAAGAAGGTGCCCGGCTAA
- a CDS encoding non-canonical purine NTP pyrophosphatase: protein MKIVLASNNRGKLLELQAMFAPLGVELIRQGDLFEGEAPEPYGTFVENALSKARFAAEKTGLPAIADDAGMCVDHFGGLPGVDTAYYCTQFGYEKSDDNNVRALLEQMQGVENRRAAMVSTLVGVRSPKDPEPLIAVGRVQALLTTERRGSNGFGFDPVLLIPELGMTFAEMTPELKHAHSHRGRSSRAMIEMVKERWL from the coding sequence ATGAAAATTGTGTTGGCCTCCAACAACCGCGGCAAGCTCCTAGAGCTGCAAGCCATGTTCGCTCCTCTGGGTGTGGAGCTGATTCGCCAGGGTGATCTGTTCGAGGGCGAAGCGCCCGAGCCCTATGGCACGTTTGTGGAAAATGCCTTGTCCAAGGCGCGCTTTGCGGCAGAGAAGACGGGACTGCCCGCCATCGCGGACGACGCTGGCATGTGCGTGGACCACTTTGGCGGCCTGCCCGGTGTGGATACCGCTTACTACTGCACGCAGTTTGGCTACGAAAAAAGCGACGACAACAATGTGCGCGCCTTGCTGGAGCAGATGCAGGGCGTGGAGAATCGCCGTGCCGCCATGGTCAGCACTCTGGTGGGCGTGCGCTCGCCCAAGGACCCCGAGCCGCTGATCGCCGTGGGCCGTGTGCAGGCCTTGCTGACCACCGAGCGCCGTGGCAGCAATGGCTTCGGCTTTGATCCGGTGCTGCTGATTCCTGAACTGGGCATGACCTTTGCAGAGATGACGCCCGAGCTCAAGCATGCGCACAGCCATCGCGGTCGTTCTTCGCGCGCCATGATCGAGATGGTGAAAGAGCGATGGCTGTAG
- the hemW gene encoding radical SAM family heme chaperone HemW: MIPIQPQSETAEAAVQRDIQHYMRPGTLQLGSLPPLSLYVHLPWCLKKCPYCDFNSHGWSKAEALPEDRYIDALMADLESALPLIWGRTVHSVFMGGGTPSLFSPQAIDKLIAGLRARLRMEPDCEITMEANPGTFEKDRFKAFRAAGVNRLSIGVQSFDDRYLQAVGRVHDAAQAKAAVREAADNFETFNIDLMYALPGQTLLDLQRDVDTALSFAPPHLSIYHLTIEPNTYFAKYPPVVPEDDTAYEMLDLITASTQKVGMQRYEVSAYAREGHQCFHNSNYWQFGDYLGIGAGAHSKLSFAHRIVRQVRFRDPARYMDMALAGTPLAQDNEIKRAELPFEYMLNALRLRGGFALQEFIERTGLPMSAIAKGLDEAQSKGLITRDLGRVVPTERGFDFLSDLQEIFLSTP; the protein is encoded by the coding sequence ATGATCCCCATTCAGCCTCAATCCGAGACGGCCGAAGCTGCGGTGCAGCGCGATATTCAGCACTATATGCGTCCCGGTACGCTGCAGCTGGGCAGCCTGCCGCCGCTGTCCCTGTATGTTCACCTGCCCTGGTGCCTCAAGAAATGCCCGTATTGCGATTTCAATTCGCATGGCTGGAGCAAGGCAGAGGCCTTGCCGGAAGACCGTTACATCGATGCGCTGATGGCCGATCTGGAAAGCGCGCTGCCGCTGATCTGGGGGCGCACGGTGCACAGCGTATTCATGGGTGGTGGCACGCCCAGCCTGTTTTCGCCGCAAGCCATAGACAAGCTGATTGCCGGCCTGCGCGCGCGTCTGCGCATGGAGCCGGACTGCGAAATCACCATGGAGGCCAACCCCGGCACTTTCGAGAAAGACCGCTTCAAGGCCTTTCGTGCGGCCGGTGTCAATCGCCTGTCCATTGGCGTGCAGAGCTTTGATGACCGCTATCTGCAGGCCGTGGGCCGCGTGCACGATGCCGCTCAGGCAAAGGCGGCGGTCCGTGAGGCGGCCGACAATTTCGAGACCTTCAACATCGACCTGATGTACGCGCTGCCCGGTCAGACTCTGCTGGACCTGCAGCGCGACGTGGATACGGCGCTGTCATTTGCGCCGCCACATCTGTCGATCTATCACCTGACCATCGAGCCCAACACCTATTTCGCCAAGTATCCACCCGTGGTGCCCGAGGACGATACGGCTTACGAGATGCTGGACCTGATCACCGCCAGCACCCAGAAGGTGGGCATGCAGCGTTATGAGGTATCGGCCTATGCCAGGGAAGGCCATCAGTGCTTTCACAACAGCAACTACTGGCAGTTTGGCGACTACCTGGGCATTGGCGCGGGTGCGCACAGCAAGCTGAGCTTTGCCCACCGCATCGTGCGCCAGGTGCGCTTTCGGGATCCGGCCCGCTATATGGACATGGCGCTGGCTGGCACGCCGCTGGCCCAGGACAACGAAATCAAGCGCGCCGAACTGCCTTTCGAATACATGCTCAATGCGCTGCGCCTGCGCGGCGGCTTTGCGCTGCAGGAGTTCATAGAGCGTACGGGCTTGCCCATGTCGGCGATTGCCAAGGGGCTGGATGAGGCCCAGAGCAAGGGCCTGATCACCCGCGACCTGGGCCGCGTGGTGCCCACCGAGCGCGGCTTTGACTTTCTCAGCGATCTGCAGGAGATATTCCTGAGCACCCCCTGA
- a CDS encoding YicC/YloC family endoribonuclease codes for MTGYASAQHSASVEGGQEPQSSSRLGLEIRAVNSRFLDLSFRLPDELRALEPALRTLLTARLKRGKVEVRAAIDVTDNQSLPTPSAPQLQRLVSLQDSIQAWLPKARELSVADVLRLCNGTSASSTDWSEIVPPLAEQAVTDLLAARAREGERLSAMLLDRIQQLRELAKTATPLVPQLVEQQRLKFLERWKEAMALGEGSVAPEAAQDRALAEATAFAIRIDVAEEVTRLGSHLDEIERLLKKGGDIGKRLDFLIQELHREANTLGSKSATLELTRISVDMKVLIEQMREQVQNIE; via the coding sequence ATGACCGGATACGCCAGTGCCCAGCACAGCGCATCCGTTGAGGGTGGTCAAGAGCCTCAATCCAGCAGCCGTCTGGGCCTTGAGATCCGCGCGGTCAACAGCCGCTTTCTGGATCTGTCCTTCCGCCTTCCCGACGAACTGCGTGCCCTTGAACCGGCCCTGCGTACCTTGCTCACCGCGCGCCTCAAGCGCGGCAAGGTGGAAGTGCGTGCCGCCATTGACGTCACCGACAACCAATCCCTGCCCACACCGTCCGCGCCCCAGTTGCAACGGCTGGTGAGCCTGCAGGACTCCATCCAGGCCTGGCTGCCCAAGGCTCGCGAGCTTTCCGTGGCCGATGTGCTGCGCCTGTGCAATGGCACCAGCGCCAGCAGCACGGACTGGAGCGAGATCGTCCCGCCCCTGGCCGAACAGGCCGTCACCGATCTGCTGGCCGCCCGTGCCCGTGAAGGCGAGCGCCTTTCGGCCATGCTGCTGGACCGCATCCAGCAGCTGCGCGAGCTGGCCAAGACTGCCACACCGCTGGTGCCCCAGCTTGTTGAGCAGCAGCGCCTGAAATTCCTGGAGCGCTGGAAGGAAGCCATGGCTCTGGGTGAAGGTTCGGTCGCCCCGGAAGCGGCGCAGGACCGCGCCCTGGCCGAAGCCACGGCTTTCGCCATCCGCATCGACGTCGCAGAAGAAGTGACCCGCCTGGGCTCGCACCTCGACGAGATCGAGCGCCTGCTGAAGAAAGGCGGCGACATCGGCAAGCGCCTGGACTTCCTGATTCAGGAACTGCACCGCGAAGCCAACACGCTGGGCTCCAAATCTGCCACGCTGGAGCTGACCCGCATCAGCGTCGACATGAAGGTACTGATCGAGCAGATGCGCGAACAGGTGCAGAACATCGAGTAA